A stretch of Sphingorhabdus sp. YGSMI21 DNA encodes these proteins:
- a CDS encoding EAL domain-containing protein, which yields MARPAADQHLRLMKNGYKISVGRDVVTGAIVILAILMFAGTGGTVLSDAIDSITGQTRAGDNVLVPAFLLNIALILFGWRRYKDLTREVEERAAAEQRAHSLAVTDPLTGLLNRRTIGEKTAEMISLAQRQKKSITFMMLDLDNFKTINDVHGHSAGDAVLKQVAARLLQVLPPHNLLARLGGDEFACAFVFDPEQPRMVERIADDLIEAIATPIVENGIELAVTTSIGMSRYDSESEGVDLLMRRADIAMYSSKKQGRNRHCWFDANMEQELQTRSLLETGMRMGIPNGEFVPYFEQQIDLATGKLTGFEVLARWESPTQGLISPEIFIPIAEETGMIGDLSLSIMRQALDHAKYWDASVTISVNISPVQLLDPWLAQKIVKLLVETGFPPSRLEIEITESALFENLSLAQSIVGSLKNQDIKIALDDFGTGYSSLAHLRALPFDRIKIDRSFVSSLLGNAESKAIVKAINGLGESLGLPITAEGIEDKDTENELRSIGCAQGQGWHYGRPLTVPETRKILAKRNLLPAGELEDAAAAQAAPGPSPSDKDLMQKAS from the coding sequence ATGGCTCGACCAGCAGCCGACCAACATCTCAGGTTGATGAAAAACGGGTACAAGATATCCGTTGGCCGCGACGTTGTGACCGGCGCCATTGTCATTCTGGCGATACTCATGTTTGCCGGCACCGGCGGTACGGTGCTGTCCGATGCTATCGATTCCATTACCGGCCAGACCAGAGCGGGTGACAACGTCCTGGTCCCCGCTTTCCTGCTCAACATCGCCCTGATCCTGTTCGGCTGGCGCCGCTACAAGGACCTGACGCGGGAAGTCGAGGAACGGGCCGCCGCCGAACAGCGGGCGCACTCGCTGGCCGTGACCGACCCGCTCACCGGTTTGCTCAACCGCCGTACGATCGGCGAAAAGACGGCGGAAATGATCAGCCTCGCGCAACGGCAAAAAAAGAGCATCACATTCATGATGCTCGATCTCGACAATTTCAAAACCATCAATGATGTGCACGGCCATAGCGCCGGCGACGCCGTGCTCAAGCAAGTGGCAGCCCGCCTTTTGCAGGTCTTGCCACCCCATAATCTGCTCGCCCGCCTCGGCGGTGACGAGTTTGCATGCGCCTTTGTATTCGATCCGGAGCAGCCGAGAATGGTCGAACGGATCGCCGACGATCTTATCGAAGCCATCGCAACACCGATTGTCGAGAACGGCATAGAGCTTGCTGTGACCACTTCCATCGGCATGTCACGCTATGATTCGGAATCGGAAGGTGTCGACCTGCTAATGCGCCGCGCCGACATCGCCATGTACAGTTCGAAAAAGCAGGGGCGAAACCGTCATTGCTGGTTTGACGCGAATATGGAACAGGAACTGCAAACGCGCAGTTTGCTGGAGACCGGCATGCGAATGGGCATACCGAACGGGGAATTCGTTCCCTATTTCGAGCAACAGATTGATCTCGCGACCGGCAAATTGACCGGTTTTGAAGTTCTGGCCCGCTGGGAATCCCCCACACAGGGGCTGATCTCGCCTGAAATATTCATCCCGATCGCCGAAGAGACCGGGATGATCGGCGATCTTTCGCTCAGCATCATGCGACAGGCCCTCGACCATGCGAAATATTGGGACGCGTCCGTAACGATTTCCGTCAATATCTCGCCGGTCCAGCTGCTCGATCCCTGGCTGGCGCAGAAAATCGTCAAATTGCTCGTCGAAACCGGATTCCCGCCCAGCCGGCTTGAAATCGAAATCACCGAAAGCGCGCTGTTCGAAAATCTCAGCCTCGCGCAGTCGATCGTCGGCAGCCTGAAAAACCAGGACATCAAGATCGCGCTGGATGATTTCGGTACCGGCTATAGCTCCCTTGCCCATCTGCGGGCCTTGCCGTTTGACCGGATAAAGATCGACCGCAGCTTTGTCTCATCGCTTCTCGGCAATGCCGAAAGCAAGGCCATTGTAAAAGCCATCAATGGCCTCGGCGAGAGCCTTGGCCTGCCGATCACCGCCGAAGGTATCGAGGACAAGGACACCGAAAACGAGCTGCGCAGCATCGGCTGTGCCCAGGGTCAGGGCTGGCATTACGGACGCCCGCTGACGGTCCCGGAAACGCGCAAGATTCTGGCCAAGCGCAATCTGCTGCCGGCGGGGGAACTGGAAGACGCGGCGGCGGCGCAGGCCGCCCCCGGTCCGTCGCCTTCTGACAAGGACCTCATGCAAAAAGCCAGCTAG
- the mtaB gene encoding tRNA (N(6)-L-threonylcarbamoyladenosine(37)-C(2))-methylthiotransferase MtaB, which produces MSAPEMISMGCRLNIAESETLRQNLAANNIDGDNLIIVNSCAVTNEAVRQTRQAIRRAKKDNPDKNIIVTGCAAQVDPAMFADMPETSAVVGNVDKYDAANFKLGLQSNRPDIRVSDIMQLTETAPHMVSAFADRSRAFVEIQNGCDHRCTFCIIPYGRGNSRSVPAGEVVSQIQALVDQGFQEVVLTGVDVTSYGPDLPGEPTLGMLVERILKHVPGLPRLRLSSLDGIEIDDRLFDLLTGEARLMPHVHLSLQSGDNMILKRMKRRHSREQAIALVERLKARRPEIAIGADIIAGFPTEDDAMFANSLSIIDQCDIVHGHIFPYSPKQGTPAAKMPQVDGQVIKQRAKTLRAAVSRRARSWRQSLVGSKQNILAELSGNSGYSENFARVRFDAPAGKSEIVPVEIIDVQDKQLIGRMLA; this is translated from the coding sequence ATGAGCGCGCCGGAAATGATCAGCATGGGCTGTCGGCTCAATATCGCGGAAAGCGAGACGTTGCGGCAGAATCTGGCCGCCAACAATATTGACGGCGATAATCTGATCATCGTCAACAGCTGCGCCGTGACCAACGAAGCGGTCAGACAGACGAGGCAAGCCATCCGCCGGGCGAAGAAAGACAATCCGGACAAGAATATCATCGTCACCGGCTGTGCCGCGCAGGTCGATCCGGCGATGTTCGCGGATATGCCCGAAACCAGCGCGGTGGTTGGCAATGTCGACAAATATGACGCTGCCAACTTCAAGCTCGGTCTGCAAAGCAATCGCCCGGACATCCGCGTCTCCGATATCATGCAACTCACGGAGACCGCACCGCACATGGTCAGCGCCTTTGCCGACCGGTCCCGCGCGTTCGTGGAAATCCAGAATGGCTGCGACCATCGCTGCACGTTCTGCATCATTCCCTACGGCCGCGGAAACAGCCGGTCAGTGCCGGCGGGCGAAGTGGTCAGCCAGATTCAGGCTCTGGTGGATCAGGGCTTTCAGGAAGTCGTGCTGACCGGTGTCGATGTCACCAGCTACGGACCGGACCTGCCCGGTGAACCGACGCTGGGCATGCTGGTCGAGCGTATCTTGAAACATGTCCCCGGCCTGCCGCGGCTCAGGCTGTCCTCGCTGGACGGCATCGAGATAGATGATCGCCTGTTCGACCTGCTTACCGGTGAAGCGCGGCTCATGCCCCATGTCCATCTGTCGCTCCAGTCGGGCGACAACATGATTCTCAAACGGATGAAGCGTCGGCACAGCCGTGAGCAAGCGATTGCACTGGTTGAGCGGCTAAAAGCCAGAAGGCCGGAAATCGCCATCGGCGCAGATATTATCGCCGGGTTTCCCACCGAAGATGACGCCATGTTCGCCAACAGCCTCTCGATCATCGACCAATGCGACATTGTCCACGGCCATATTTTCCCTTACTCGCCCAAACAGGGTACACCCGCCGCGAAAATGCCGCAGGTCGACGGGCAGGTAATCAAGCAACGAGCAAAGACATTGCGGGCGGCAGTCAGCCGGCGCGCACGATCATGGCGTCAGTCGCTGGTCGGCTCGAAACAGAATATACTGGCGGAGCTCTCGGGGAATTCCGGCTATTCGGAAAATTTTGCCCGTGTTCGATTTGATGCTCCGGCAGGCAAGAGTGAAATAGTTCCGGTCGAGATCATCGACGTGCAGGACAAACAATTGATTGGCAGGATGTTAGCGTGA
- the trmD gene encoding tRNA (guanosine(37)-N1)-methyltransferase TrmD, translated as MTFHAQILTLYPDMFPGPLGASLAGRALSEGKWACDTINPRDFATDKHRSVDDTPAGGGAGMVLRADIMAAAVDHAVERMAAKVRSSRAQSRYGLAASGVSTALETNGEGALDANGEELFSNSVRPEPAEGPNAAESDASTSSERTAPPPQVAPILAMTPRGKPLTQARVREIAAGPGVTIICGRFEGFDERLFEGRPIEEVSIGDYVLSGGEMGALVLLDACIRLLPGVMGASSSGDDESFEHGILEYPQYTRPQIWEGRIIPEVLRSGDHAKIAAWRKQRAEEDTRLRRPDLWERHRDAPDQSPSGAQEKDKDKE; from the coding sequence ATGACCTTCCACGCCCAAATACTGACCCTCTACCCGGATATGTTCCCCGGCCCACTCGGCGCATCGCTGGCGGGCAGGGCGCTTTCGGAGGGGAAGTGGGCTTGCGATACGATCAACCCGCGCGATTTCGCGACCGACAAGCATCGCAGTGTCGATGACACGCCGGCGGGTGGCGGGGCTGGAATGGTGCTCAGGGCTGATATTATGGCGGCAGCGGTCGATCACGCGGTGGAGCGAATGGCGGCGAAGGTCCGTTCGTCTCGAGCGCAGTCGAGATACGGTCTGGCGGCTAGCGGTGTCTCGACTGCGCTCGAGACGAACGGGGAGGGGGCGCTCGACGCAAACGGGGAGGAGTTGTTCTCCAATTCCGTTCGTCCTGAGCCTGCCGAAGGACCTAATGCAGCGGAGAGCGATGCTTCAACAAGCTCAGAACGAACGGCTCCCCCGCCGCAAGTCGCCCCCATCCTCGCCATGACCCCGCGCGGAAAACCGCTAACGCAAGCCCGCGTCCGCGAAATCGCAGCCGGCCCCGGCGTCACCATCATCTGCGGCCGTTTCGAAGGATTTGACGAGCGCCTGTTCGAAGGCCGGCCAATCGAGGAAGTCTCGATCGGCGACTATGTGCTTTCCGGCGGAGAAATGGGCGCGCTGGTGCTTTTAGACGCTTGCATTCGGCTGCTGCCCGGGGTAATGGGCGCGTCTTCTAGCGGAGATGACGAGAGTTTCGAGCACGGAATACTCGAATATCCGCAATATACCCGACCTCAAATATGGGAAGGGCGCATTATCCCTGAAGTCTTGCGATCGGGGGATCATGCGAAAATAGCTGCTTGGCGGAAACAAAGGGCAGAGGAAGATACACGGCTAAGGCGGCCGGATTTATGGGAGCGTCACAGGGATGCTCCGGATCAGTCGCCCTCTGGTGCGCAGGAAAAAGATAAAGATAAGGAATAG
- the rpsP gene encoding 30S ribosomal protein S16, with protein sequence MAVAMRMSRGGSKKRPYYKIVIADARAPRDGKFIERIGSYNPLLAKDDEKRVVLDTERAKHWLENGAQPSDRVARFLDAAGLLKREARNNPNKGKPGEKATERLEEKAEKAAAAEEAAKEAAAAPAEEAPAEEAPAEEAAAEEKAEG encoded by the coding sequence ATGGCAGTAGCAATGAGAATGTCCCGGGGCGGATCCAAGAAGCGTCCTTATTACAAGATCGTGATCGCGGATGCCCGTGCACCGCGCGACGGCAAATTCATCGAGCGGATCGGCAGCTACAACCCGCTGCTCGCGAAAGACGACGAAAAGCGCGTTGTTCTGGATACCGAGCGCGCAAAACATTGGCTCGAAAACGGCGCACAGCCTTCGGATCGCGTTGCCCGTTTCCTCGATGCCGCCGGTCTGTTGAAGCGTGAAGCGCGCAACAACCCGAACAAGGGCAAGCCAGGCGAAAAAGCCACCGAGCGCCTCGAAGAGAAAGCGGAAAAAGCCGCTGCTGCTGAAGAAGCGGCCAAGGAAGCCGCTGCGGCTCCTGCTGAAGAAGCGCCTGCTGAAGAAGCACCGGCCGAAGAAGCAGCAGCCGAAGAAAAGGCTGAAGGCTAA
- a CDS encoding urate hydroxylase PuuD codes for MAKFFGNLNAVMIVGLIAAIALMFGLDGDMVNGNTIGRWLHLFFGVLWIGLLYYLNFVQVPLMPTIPDELKPAVGKHIAPKVLFYFRWAALLTVVTGLYVAWVSGWVHQAMTLQSGYTLIGVGMWIAIVMAANVWFIIWPNQKKVLGIVEATADQKASAGKIAMMASRTNVLLSLPMFYTMVNANMG; via the coding sequence ATGGCGAAGTTTTTTGGAAATCTGAATGCGGTGATGATTGTCGGACTGATCGCGGCAATCGCACTGATGTTTGGCCTTGATGGCGATATGGTCAACGGCAACACAATCGGCCGCTGGCTGCACCTGTTCTTCGGGGTGCTCTGGATTGGTTTGCTTTACTATCTGAACTTTGTTCAGGTGCCGCTGATGCCAACTATTCCGGACGAGCTCAAGCCCGCAGTCGGCAAGCATATCGCACCGAAAGTCCTTTTCTATTTCCGCTGGGCCGCCTTGCTCACCGTGGTCACCGGCCTGTATGTGGCATGGGTCAGCGGCTGGGTTCACCAGGCGATGACGCTACAGTCAGGATATACGTTGATCGGTGTTGGCATGTGGATCGCCATCGTCATGGCAGCCAATGTCTGGTTCATCATCTGGCCGAACCAGAAGAAGGTCCTCGGCATTGTCGAAGCCACAGCTGACCAGAAAGCCTCTGCGGGCAAGATCGCTATGATGGCGTCGCGCACCAATGTGCTGCTTTCGCTGCCGATGTTCTACACGATGGTAAACGCCAATATGGGGTAA
- the ftsY gene encoding signal recognition particle-docking protein FtsY — translation MTEKNSWKDRLFGGFSKTSSRLTENLAGLVTKAKLDEATLDHIEDALIMSDLGPATAASIRAKLAVERFEKGLTEEAVKEIIQREIAAILEPVAIPLEIDAFPRPQVILVIGVNGSGKTTTIAKLAHLFLEQDYGVMLAAGDTFRAAAIGQLKVWAERLGIPIISGPQGGDSASIVYEGVKQATATGIDVLIVDTAGRLQNRSELMDELDKIRRVLGRLNPAAPHNVVLVLDATTGQNALSQIEVFRDVAKVTGLIMTKLDGTARGGVLVAAAKQFGMPIHAIGVGEKIEDLRPFKAEDLAAAIAGIEK, via the coding sequence GTGACCGAGAAAAATAGTTGGAAAGACCGTCTGTTCGGCGGCTTCAGCAAGACATCATCGCGGCTGACCGAGAATCTGGCCGGTTTGGTAACCAAGGCCAAGCTGGACGAGGCCACGCTCGACCATATCGAGGATGCGCTGATCATGTCTGACCTTGGTCCCGCCACCGCGGCTTCGATCCGGGCAAAGCTTGCGGTCGAGCGATTTGAAAAAGGCCTGACCGAAGAAGCGGTGAAGGAAATCATCCAGCGCGAAATCGCCGCGATACTGGAACCCGTAGCGATTCCGCTGGAAATTGACGCCTTTCCCAGGCCCCAGGTAATATTGGTGATTGGCGTCAATGGTTCGGGCAAGACCACAACCATCGCCAAGCTGGCGCATCTGTTTCTCGAACAGGATTATGGCGTGATGCTGGCGGCGGGCGATACGTTCCGGGCAGCGGCCATCGGTCAGCTGAAAGTCTGGGCCGAACGGCTGGGCATTCCGATCATCAGCGGACCGCAGGGCGGCGACAGCGCCAGCATAGTCTATGAAGGCGTCAAACAGGCCACCGCGACCGGTATTGACGTGTTAATCGTCGATACAGCCGGGCGGCTGCAGAACCGCAGCGAGTTGATGGATGAACTGGACAAGATCCGGCGCGTGCTTGGCCGGCTCAATCCGGCGGCACCGCATAATGTGGTACTGGTGCTGGATGCCACGACCGGCCAGAACGCCCTGTCCCAGATCGAGGTTTTCCGGGATGTCGCCAAGGTTACCGGCCTGATCATGACAAAGCTCGACGGCACCGCCCGTGGCGGCGTATTGGTGGCGGCCGCAAAACAGTTTGGAATGCCGATCCATGCCATCGGGGTCGGAGAGAAAATAGAGGACCTGCGCCCCTTCAAGGCCGAAGATCTGGCCGCAGCCATAGCCGGGATAGAAAAATGA
- the dapF gene encoding diaminopimelate epimerase: MTTGRFHKMHGLGNDFVIIDAREEELTLSGAQVTAIADRRSGIGCDQLIILRPSDKADVRMQIFNADGSEVEACGNASRCVAKLIGAETRIETAGGIIVGSATEDGAIVDMGNPRFEWQSIPLAYAMDTLAMPLGWEDLQNPAAVNVGNPHVIFFVDDSEIVELDRLGPMIEVDPLFPDKVNVNVAHIVDGTIHLRVWERGVGLTRACGTGACATAVAAIRRGLACSPVQVELPGGSLVISWKDGENIRMQGPTTYVFAGEADWSQFG, translated from the coding sequence ATGACCACAGGACGCTTCCACAAAATGCACGGTTTGGGCAATGATTTTGTCATCATCGATGCGCGCGAGGAGGAACTGACCCTGTCCGGCGCGCAGGTCACGGCCATTGCTGACCGGCGCAGCGGGATCGGATGCGACCAGCTGATCATCCTGCGTCCGTCGGACAAGGCCGATGTAAGAATGCAGATATTCAATGCAGACGGAAGCGAAGTCGAAGCCTGCGGCAATGCCAGCCGCTGCGTCGCCAAACTGATCGGCGCGGAAACCCGGATCGAGACTGCCGGCGGTATCATCGTCGGAAGCGCGACCGAGGACGGTGCGATCGTCGACATGGGCAACCCCCGTTTCGAGTGGCAGTCCATCCCCCTCGCCTATGCCATGGATACGCTCGCCATGCCGCTTGGCTGGGAGGATCTGCAAAATCCTGCCGCCGTCAATGTCGGCAACCCGCATGTGATCTTCTTTGTCGACGATAGCGAAATTGTTGAACTGGACCGTCTGGGACCGATGATCGAAGTGGATCCGCTGTTTCCCGACAAAGTGAACGTCAATGTAGCCCATATTGTGGACGGTACCATCCATTTGCGGGTCTGGGAGCGCGGCGTGGGCCTGACCCGGGCTTGCGGCACCGGAGCCTGCGCGACCGCCGTCGCCGCGATCAGGCGAGGCCTGGCGTGCAGCCCGGTACAGGTCGAACTGCCCGGCGGCTCACTGGTGATCAGCTGGAAAGATGGCGAGAATATCCGGATGCAGGGTCCGACCACCTATGTCTTTGCGGGTGAAGCTGACTGGTCCCAGTTCGGATGA
- the ispZ gene encoding septation protein IspZ: MTEATAIEEIPKDHRGLSFALDFGPLLIFFLVYKFGAPEGNPITSAIYGTIAFMIAIVIAMGISKWKLGKVSPMMWMSAILILGFGALTIYFNDPRFIQHKPTIIYAGFALILFGGLLRGKAMLKSLLQAAFEGLTDEGWLKLSRNWALFFTAMAVVNELMVATLTFDWWLTIKVWGVTTASFIFAMANIPMLMKHGFSVEEKPRPEGQDAA, translated from the coding sequence ATGACCGAAGCCACCGCCATCGAAGAAATCCCGAAAGACCATAGAGGTCTGAGCTTCGCGCTCGATTTCGGCCCCCTGTTGATATTCTTTCTGGTCTACAAGTTCGGCGCGCCAGAGGGCAATCCGATTACCTCTGCCATTTACGGCACGATTGCCTTCATGATCGCGATCGTCATCGCGATGGGTATTTCCAAATGGAAGCTGGGCAAAGTTTCGCCGATGATGTGGATGTCCGCGATCCTCATTCTGGGTTTCGGCGCCCTCACCATCTATTTCAACGATCCGCGGTTCATCCAGCACAAGCCAACCATCATCTATGCCGGCTTTGCCCTGATATTGTTCGGCGGCCTGTTGCGCGGCAAGGCCATGCTGAAAAGCCTTTTGCAGGCGGCATTTGAGGGTCTGACCGACGAGGGCTGGCTGAAATTGTCGCGCAACTGGGCGCTCTTTTTCACGGCCATGGCGGTTGTCAACGAACTGATGGTGGCTACGTTGACCTTTGACTGGTGGCTGACGATCAAGGTCTGGGGCGTGACCACGGCATCGTTCATCTTTGCCATGGCGAATATTCCGATGCTGATGAAGCACGGCTTTTCGGTAGAAGAAAAGCCGCGCCCTGAAGGCCAGGACGCGGCTTGA
- a CDS encoding superoxide dismutase, translating to MAFELPPLPYEKTAFGDLISEDTFNYHHGKHHNAYVSKTNDAIEGTDLEGKKLSEVIKAADGGLFNNSAQVWNHSFYWLCLSPEKKEITGELKDRLESSFGSIDEFKSKFKDEATGHFASGWAWLVLDGDELKITSYHDADTPVAHDVKPVLTLDVWEHAYYLDYQNARPDYVSALLDNAIDWDFVALNLDGDGVSRADQG from the coding sequence ATGGCTTTCGAACTTCCCCCGCTCCCTTATGAAAAAACCGCCTTCGGCGACCTGATTTCCGAGGACACCTTTAACTATCATCACGGCAAGCATCACAATGCCTATGTCAGCAAGACCAATGACGCGATTGAGGGCACCGATCTCGAGGGCAAGAAGCTTTCGGAAGTCATCAAGGCGGCAGACGGTGGCCTGTTCAACAATTCCGCACAGGTCTGGAACCACAGCTTCTACTGGCTCTGCCTGTCACCGGAAAAAAAGGAAATTACCGGCGAACTGAAAGACCGGCTGGAAAGCAGCTTCGGTTCGATCGACGAATTCAAGAGCAAGTTCAAGGACGAAGCGACCGGTCATTTCGCCAGCGGCTGGGCCTGGCTGGTGCTGGATGGTGACGAGTTGAAGATCACTTCCTATCACGATGCCGATACGCCCGTGGCGCATGATGTGAAACCTGTGCTGACGCTCGATGTCTGGGAACATGCCTATTATCTGGACTACCAGAATGCGCGTCCGGACTATGTGTCCGCGCTGCTCGACAATGCGATCGACTGGGACTTTGTCGCCCTGAACCTCGATGGAGACGGCGTCAGCCGCGCCGACCAGGGCTAA
- the rimM gene encoding ribosome maturation factor RimM (Essential for efficient processing of 16S rRNA): MTSPLDKPVPLAVVIGAHGITGEVRLKLFCDSLDSLRAHKTFNGGAMTLKSVKPHKMGAIARIAEITDRNGAEAARGTELTVPRSALPELDEDEFYHIDIIGLRCVSDAGEELGKIFAIYEFGAGDVIEIERANGKKFMVPVIAIDMSGDPAIVEAAFVEQ; this comes from the coding sequence ATGACGTCTCCGCTTGACAAACCCGTCCCGCTCGCCGTCGTCATCGGCGCTCACGGGATCACCGGCGAGGTCCGGCTCAAGCTGTTCTGTGACAGTCTCGACAGTCTCAGGGCGCACAAGACGTTCAACGGCGGCGCGATGACGCTGAAATCCGTGAAGCCCCACAAGATGGGCGCGATTGCGCGGATTGCCGAAATTACCGACCGCAACGGCGCCGAAGCCGCGCGCGGCACAGAATTGACCGTGCCACGCTCCGCTTTGCCGGAACTGGACGAGGACGAATTTTACCATATCGACATCATCGGCCTCCGCTGCGTCTCCGACGCCGGCGAGGAACTGGGCAAGATATTCGCCATCTACGAATTTGGCGCCGGCGACGTGATCGAGATCGAACGCGCCAATGGCAAAAAATTCATGGTGCCGGTCATCGCGATCGACATGAGTGGCGATCCGGCAATCGTCGAAGCAGCGTTCGTCGAGCAATGA
- the ffh gene encoding signal recognition particle protein, translated as MFDKLSDRLGGVFDKLRGRGALREEDVRGAMREVRIALLEADVALPVVKDFVEKVTEKAVGQSVLKSVTPGQQVVKIVNDGIAEMLGSEVSALELSVAPPAIIMMVGLQGSGKTTTTAKIAKRLKDKDNKKVMMASLDVNRPAAQEQLAVLGEQTNTATLPIVAGQQPVEIARRALQAAKLQGFDVLLLDTAGRLHVDQQLMDEMKAVADISKPQEILLVVDALTGQDAVNVAQNFSDQVDLTGVVLTRMDGDARGGAALSMRAVTGKPIKFVGVGEKIDALEEFHPERVAGRILGMGDVVSLVEKAAQVVDKEESEALAEKMLKGQFDLNDLRSQLNQMTKMGGLGAMASMMPGMKKAKAAMAGGAMDDKVLVRMDAIIGSMTKEERTRPGLLNAKRKRRVAIGSGTTVQDVNKLLKMHQEMAKAMKRIKKMGGIKGLMSMFGGGGGAAGAGMGGQGGGMAGMPGLPDMSPGGLPPDLANLLNKKK; from the coding sequence ATGTTCGATAAGTTAAGCGACCGCCTTGGCGGAGTCTTCGACAAGCTGCGCGGCCGGGGTGCGCTACGGGAAGAAGATGTTCGCGGCGCGATGCGCGAAGTGCGGATTGCCTTGCTCGAGGCCGATGTCGCGCTGCCGGTCGTCAAGGATTTTGTCGAGAAGGTAACCGAGAAAGCGGTCGGCCAGTCGGTTCTCAAATCGGTGACCCCCGGCCAGCAGGTGGTGAAGATCGTCAATGACGGTATTGCCGAAATGCTGGGTTCCGAGGTTAGTGCGCTTGAACTGTCGGTAGCGCCGCCCGCCATCATCATGATGGTCGGTCTGCAGGGCTCCGGTAAAACGACGACCACGGCGAAAATTGCCAAGCGGCTGAAGGACAAGGACAACAAGAAGGTCATGATGGCCTCGCTCGACGTCAACCGTCCGGCTGCGCAGGAGCAATTGGCGGTCCTGGGCGAGCAGACAAATACCGCCACCCTGCCGATCGTTGCCGGACAGCAACCGGTCGAGATTGCCAGGCGCGCCTTGCAGGCGGCAAAATTGCAGGGTTTTGACGTACTTCTGCTGGATACCGCCGGACGACTTCATGTCGATCAGCAACTGATGGACGAAATGAAGGCGGTTGCCGATATTTCGAAACCACAGGAAATCCTGCTGGTTGTCGATGCGCTGACCGGCCAGGATGCGGTCAACGTCGCTCAGAATTTCTCCGACCAGGTCGATCTCACCGGTGTCGTGCTCACCCGCATGGACGGCGATGCGCGCGGCGGTGCGGCGCTCTCGATGCGCGCGGTTACCGGCAAGCCGATCAAATTCGTAGGTGTCGGCGAAAAGATCGATGCGCTCGAGGAATTCCATCCGGAACGCGTTGCCGGCCGGATTCTCGGCATGGGCGATGTCGTCAGCCTGGTCGAAAAAGCGGCGCAGGTGGTCGACAAGGAAGAATCCGAAGCGCTCGCCGAGAAAATGCTCAAGGGGCAGTTCGATCTCAACGATCTGCGCTCCCAGCTCAACCAGATGACCAAAATGGGCGGCCTGGGTGCAATGGCCTCGATGATGCCGGGTATGAAGAAAGCCAAGGCAGCGATGGCTGGCGGCGCTATGGACGACAAGGTTCTGGTTCGCATGGACGCGATCATCGGTTCGATGACCAAAGAAGAGCGGACCCGGCCGGGCCTGCTCAACGCCAAGCGCAAGCGGCGGGTTGCGATCGGTTCGGGCACGACGGTGCAGGACGTCAACAAGCTGCTCAAGATGCATCAGGAAATGGCCAAGGCGATGAAGCGCATCAAGAAGATGGGCGGGATCAAGGGGCTGATGTCGATGTTTGGCGGAGGCGGCGGAGCCGCTGGCGCCGGAATGGGCGGTCAGGGTGGCGGCATGGCCGGTATGCCCGGGCTTCCCGACATGTCACCGGGCGGGCTTCCCCCTGATCTGGCGAATTTATTGAACAAGAAGAAATAA